The genomic region TTGCTATGGATACTTTAGCTATCGCCGCCTCGGAGCTTGCTAACATATCTGAAAGAAGAATAGAAAGGCTTGTTAATCCCCAGCTTAGTGGACTACCTGCATTTTTAACAAAACGTGGGGGGTTAAATTCTGGGTTTATGATACCACAGTATACTGCAGCGAGTTTAGTTTCTGAAAACAAGGTGCTTTGTCACCCTGCATCAGTGGATTCCATACCTTCTTCTGCAAATCAAGAAGATCACGTAAGTATGGGGACAACTGCAGCTCGCAAAGCTCTTCAGGTGGTAGAGAACACATACAATGTTTTGGCAATCGAGCTTATGTCTGCAGTCCAAGCTTTAGATTTTAGGGACATAGAAAAAATGAGTAAAGTTACAAGAGAAGTTTATGACCTTGTTAGAAGTGAAGTTCCAATGTTAGAAGAAGATAGAGAACTTCATAAAGACATGAATAAGGTATCAAACCTGCTAAAGGAAAGGATCTTAAGGCGGGTAGAAAAAAATATAAACTTAAAATAAGGGGGAATTGACATGGAATTTAAAGCTCCTAGAGGACAAAAGCTAAGTTGTAAAGGATGGCAGCAAGAAGCGGTGCTCAGAATGCTGCTTAACAATCTAGATTCAGAGGTGGCAGAAAAGCCAGAAGAACTGATAGTTTATGGGGGAACAGGAAAAGCAGCGAGAAATCTAGAGTCATTTGATGCCCTAGTTTCTACATTAAAGGAATTAGAAGATGATGAAACAATGCTTGTACAGTCAGGCAAGCCGGTAGCAGTATTTAAAACCCATACCTTCGCTCCTCGAGTTTTGCTTGCAAACTCACTGCTAGTTCCAGCATGGGCTGATTGGGAAAACTTTTGGGATTTAGAGAAAAAAGGACTTACTATGTATGGGCAGATGACAGCAGGTAGCTGGATCTATATTGGTACCCAAGGAATCTTACAAGGAACTTATGAAACTTTCGCAGAAGCGGCTAAACAGCACTTCGGTAACGACTTAACGGGCAAAATTGTTTTAACCGCAGGAGTCGGTGGAATGGGAGGAGCCCAACCATTAGCAGTTACGATGAATAATGGTGTGGCTATAGCAGTGGATGTTGATGAAGAAAGAATTAAAAGGAGAGTTTCCAACCGTTATTGTGATCGAATAACTCATGACTTAGAAGAGTGTTTAAGCTGGGCAAAAGAATATGCCGAAAAAGGTGAACCGCTTTCCATAGGTTTAGTTGGTAATGCAGCAGAGCTTTATCCGAAAATAATAGAAAAAGGAATCACCCCCGACATAGTAACTGATCAAACTTCTGCACATGACCCATTAGGCGGTTATGTTCCTGCGGGGATGCCTTTAAAACAAGCTGAAGAGCTAAGACAAAATGATCCGGAAAAATATATCCATCTTTCAAAGACCAGTATGGCTGAGCATGTAAAAGCTATGTTAAAAATGCAAGAAAAAGGGGCAGTTGTATTTGACTATGGCAATAACATAAGACAATTTGCCCAAGAATATGGCGTAAAAAATGCCTTCGATTTCCCAGGATTTGTACCGGCATACATCAGACCACAGTTCTGCGAAGGAAGAGGTCCATTTAGATGGGTGGCTTTATCTGGCGATCCAAAAGATATAGAGAAAACAGATGAATTAGTAAAAGAAATGTTCCCAGAGCAAGAAAGGCTTATACGTTGGATAGAGATGGCCTCAGAAATGGTAGAGTTTCAAGGGCTACCTTCTAGAATCTGCTGGCTAGGATATGGAGAAAGAGCTAAGCTAGGGTTGGCATTTAATGAGCTTGTAAGGGAAGGGAAGGTTAAAGGCCCCATAGTCATTGGAAGAGACCACCTAGACTGTGGATCCGTTGCATCTCCAAACAGAGAAACA from Proteinivorax hydrogeniformans harbors:
- the hutU gene encoding urocanate hydratase; protein product: MEFKAPRGQKLSCKGWQQEAVLRMLLNNLDSEVAEKPEELIVYGGTGKAARNLESFDALVSTLKELEDDETMLVQSGKPVAVFKTHTFAPRVLLANSLLVPAWADWENFWDLEKKGLTMYGQMTAGSWIYIGTQGILQGTYETFAEAAKQHFGNDLTGKIVLTAGVGGMGGAQPLAVTMNNGVAIAVDVDEERIKRRVSNRYCDRITHDLEECLSWAKEYAEKGEPLSIGLVGNAAELYPKIIEKGITPDIVTDQTSAHDPLGGYVPAGMPLKQAEELRQNDPEKYIHLSKTSMAEHVKAMLKMQEKGAVVFDYGNNIRQFAQEYGVKNAFDFPGFVPAYIRPQFCEGRGPFRWVALSGDPKDIEKTDELVKEMFPEQERLIRWIEMASEMVEFQGLPSRICWLGYGERAKLGLAFNELVREGKVKGPIVIGRDHLDCGSVASPNRETEGMKDGSDAIADWPILNALINSVSGASWVSVHHGGGVGIGYSMHAGMVVVADGTDEAKKRLETVLTTDPGMGVVRHADAGYKKAIDHAEKHGVKIPMLKK